From the genome of Neomonachus schauinslandi chromosome 1, ASM220157v2, whole genome shotgun sequence:
tgacagatggggaaactgaggcacagagaggcttcCAAGCATGTTTGTGACCCCTCAGCAGCCAAGATTCCTCTCATCTAGATGGAACCATAGACCTGCAGTGAGGGCACAAAGATTATAGGCTATTTTGAGCAGATGGGGGTGAAGGGGTGCTCTCCTGAGCTAGAAGGAATGGTCTGGTAGTTAAGATAAAAAACAAGTCAAATGTATTAGATTTGTCCACAGTCAGCCATGGTGATCTTCTTGCTGGTCATGCCGTTCCAGGACCCAAACCCATCCACACTTCCACAATATTCATGCCCTCTTTCACCTTGCCAAAGACCACATGCCAACCAGCCAACCACTCCATCTTGGCTGTGCAGATGAGGAACTGGGAACTGTTTGTGTTGGGTCCAGCATTTGTCACGGACAAGATGCCAGGACCCGTGTGCTTCAGGATGAGATCCTCATCATCAACTTTGTCCCTGTAGATGGACTTACCCCCAGTGCCATTATGGTGTGGGAAGTCACCACCCTGGCACAGAAATCCTGGAATAATCCTGTGGAAGCAGGAACCTTTATAACCAAATCCTTCCTCCCCAGTGTTCAGAGCACGAAAGTTCTCCACTGTCTTTGACACTTTGTCTGCAAACAGCTCGAAGGAGACAGGGCTCAAAGGCTTGCTGTCTGTAATGGTGTCAAAGAACGCAGTGGGGTTGGCCATGGTTGTCGACGCAGGAGGCTCTGGGGCGGTGGTGTCAGCAAGGCCGAATGCTTTCTCTTCTTAATTCCTTATCTTCCTCCCATTTTGgcccttttgggaaaaaaaaaatagaaaaacacattCAGTTATTATAGGCTTTCTATAAGGAATATCTATTTCAAAACtcttaaaaggagaaagataTCAAAAATTAACCATAGCCTTCAGTagtgatcaaaaagaaaatgaatgaaaactagCTTAACAATTATTAGACTGTTATCATCCCTTTAGACTTGACCTTTTGGTAAGTCGTAAATAAATACCATCCAAATTTGACAGAAGTAAACAGCAAAAATCATGCAACAGCGATATGACAGAAATATCACTTTTATTGATGTCAAAAAGTGGCATTTCATAGCTGTTTAATAAAATAGGGATtatgaagaaaagtaaatgttGAATTATGCCACAAGAGTTTCATCCACATGGCAAGATGTATGAGCTAATTTGCTTGGCAGCTGCTTCGCCATTTAGATAAAAATGCCTACAAcctagaaagttttttttaatgtggttaaatttaatttggtttgacatgtatttttatagtgaaaatatgtgaatatattctatattaatgTTGATAGCATATATCAATATTTTGTATTGATTATTTACCTGGTACCTTTTCCTATTGTCTTTCTCCAGGAAGCAAATAACTTGGATAAAAACACAACCAAAACAGAGAGTGCTTGGCTCTTCAGAATGTGGTACAGCTTTGACCACAAGTATCCTTTGATAATGATGATCTTCCAGATCCTGCTGCCTGGCAGAGATTAACTTCAAGCACTTAGTCATTGAGGTGCATGCTCCTGCTCTTCAAGAAACACAGAAAGGTAAAGTGAATTCATGAccaaatttatcaaaaaaaaaaaaattaaaaagctgtgCAGTCCATACTTAAGTGTTACAAAGAGCTAAAGTGAAATCTCTCAGGGTCAAATGAACTGGGTGTATTCACGGCAATCTAACATTTCCTAAATGCCAGATGATAAAATCTTACAGTCCTGAGGACCTGAtctattttactaattttactaTTCTTCCCTTTGCAAAGATTTTACTTCTGGTCAAGTTGGCCAAGGTAACTGGACAAAAATCCTTCACCCTTCTCCCAGAAACCCATGTGTGTGCTCTTGTTTcatgctgtaaaaaaaaaatggagtgggGCTGAGGGCAAAGGGAATGAATGTTCTGAAAAGAAGAATGAGTCTGATCACCGCATTACAAAATAACATTACCTTGTTTTCCAGGCAGATTTGAGTAAGCTCTTCCTACTGAAGgccaattttaaaattctaccaaTCAGGGTAAACACAGTTGCTCAGATATACCTTGCCATGTGACTGACAGGGCTGAGAAGTCAGGCCTGAAGGCCTCTGCCATTGTGAGGGGCAGTAAACGGTCCATCTCTAATCCCAAGCAAAAGCGccatggaagaaaggaaagaactgcTCTGAAAATTGAATGTGTTGGGTCTTTGTAGTTGGTTTTCCACACTCACAAATCCTCTTCCTTTCAGGGAGAAAATGTCAGTCACTGGGTGATTTTAAAGTGCCTAAGCAATGATTAAAACCACAACAGatcagtgggagaggaagaagaattaaGAACAGCGAAAAGAAATTCAATGAATAAggtgaagaagagataaaatggaaaggggagaggagacaagagaaatacaggaaattcacagtaggaaggaaaggaaggcaaaTTGGAGGAAGGgctatgtaagaaaaaaaaattaagtaagaatGAAGAGAAGCCAGTTGAAGACTGCAGAGATAAGCCAAAGTAAAACAGGTGAGAATTTAAAGAGCAATTCTGCAGAAGTACAGCATTCCAAGAATTACAAAATGGACATGTGGAAGGTAGAGGGTTTTTGAGGCTACAGCTTTGTTTGTCCACAGCTCCACTCTCAGAGACCTTGCCTTGCTCAGTCTTGAGCCTTTACAGACAGTGTAGGTTTCCACCACCTTAAAAGCACTCCCTCTTGGCCATTAACTACCTCTTGGAGGTTCTGGTGTCACATTAACTACCCATAGCCTTCCTGGTCTCTCTAAGGGAAGCTGGTTCTTAGCAGGTTATGCTGGTTTATGTTCCAGGtggatttctcatctgaaaacacAATTTTCCACTGCCATTGCTTAAAGTATCTAATAACCAAATTTTAGGAAGTTAGAAAAAACTGACTGAAGAGTACACAAAAGGCTGCTTGATTATGAAAGATATACAGtaagaaactgtctttttggGTTCCTGAACCCAATTTTCAAGTTCCCAAGATTGTTACTTGTGTGTCTGACCCACTGGCTACAGATTGGAGGTTCTCATGACTTCCTCTTTGGGTTCAATTCATCTACTagagcggctcacagaactcagttttacttactagatcaacagtttattataaaagggtaAGAGATGCACAGGATAAGGTATGTGGGAAAAGTCACCTAGCTTTCATGCCCTCTCAAAGTgcaccactctccccaaattCCATATGTTCACGAACCGGAAAgttctctgaaccctgtcctttggggttgttatggaggcttcattatataggcatgattgattaagtAATTGACCAGTGGTGATTGAACTCCATCtctagcccctctcccttcccagaggAGGACAGGAGGGGTGAAATGAAATTTCCAGCCCTCAAATCACAGGTTGGTCCTCCTGGCAAGCAGCCCTTATCCTTAGGTAGGGTCCAAAGGccacttcattaacataacaaaggaTACCTCTGTTGCTCTCATCACTTCCGAAATTCTGAggtttttaggagctctgtgaaAGACCAAATCTATATGtcttattataaatcataataacataaaatagtaaatcagaaatgagatgaaaaatgtttttgctcAAACTCTGACAATGCTGTGAGGAATGCTTtacaaggaagaaagagagtaaaagtggaaaaaataactTGGAGgccaaaaaggaaaatggaaactcaCCCAAATTTTTAGCTTAGAGCAGTGACACTAAATTCAAATGATGTCATAGTTTTTGTCTCACTTTTCACCAGGGGTTTATTTCCATACGATTATGGACAGacttgcaaaaaaaatgaaagcagatttACCCAGTCAGTAATCTCTCTTCTCATGGTAATTTGTCCTCCTGTGCATTCATTCTAGAAATTGCAGTGCTACCATCACTGCACAAATATCTTTTCACTTAGACAACAAAGTTTTTATATCCTAGTTACGCTCTGAATTCATACCCAGAGAGTAGCAAACCAACCGTTTCTACTCTGTGACTTCTTGATATATCTGTATTTCCAGACACAAATTATCCACTTGGCATTTGTGTTCTTCCTGCTGTTCACCTAGAGCCCAGGTGATGTGCCTTTCAAACCTCATAGGTAGGCTGTTCCAGCCACCCTCAGTGTAGGTGATGTAGGAAAGACCatgttagggtttgaagccgacagccaagaaaaaattcttgagtctttggtgcaaaaaggtgattttttttttaagattttatttatttatttgacagagagagagagagtgcatgagcagggagaggggcaggggcagaggcagagggagaagcagactccccgctgagcagggagcctgatgcgggactcgatcccgggaccctgggatcacgacctgagctgaaggcagatgcttaaccgactgagccacccaggcacctgcagaAAGGTGATTtgattaaagcatggggacaggacccataggcagaaagagctgcaatggggtcaggagaagtggcccattatatactttcaagttgggagggggttagggatagcgtaagtctctaaggaattttggaagcaaggtttccaggatcttgAGGGGGCTAGCCATTGTTGGGAataggtcatttattactgtctaataaaacctgagtcatgagacccttcagatatataccggtgggccatatgcttggggggtttagagataaaggaagtttctgaaggaatttttataagttaaagtagacttacaggatcctgttaagtgggggggaggggggcctcaggctaggattgccttttgctcttagcaaagtattaacatggaTGCAGCTGAGTTACTAGAGGAATgtctctctgcctgtttcaaggacttggcaatgggctgtaggtagtaaggaaatttaataatttttcttctgcctttgtttcccacaccATAGGGATGATCCCCACCCCAGGGTCAGGTTTCCTGGCCTAGGCCAAAAAGAAATTGTTGCAAAGCTGAAAGAAACTAACTATGCAGTTTGGAGCTGCTCAAGTTTCATTTCAGTAAAATTGCATCATGCAAAAGAGGCATCATAAAGAATTactgacaaaaggaaaagaagaataaataagccTTCATGTGCacctgtatcagtcaggattctccagggaaatggaaacagaaccagtaggagtacacacgtgtgcacactcatgcgcacgtgcacacacacacacacacgaatagatatgcatacacatacatatacatcgATTTATTCCAAGGAATTGGCTTTGTGGGCGATGCAAGTGCAGAATCTGTAGGGCAGGCTCTCAGTCTGGAAACTCTCAGGCAGGAGTTGATGCTGCAGTCTCAAGgcagaattctttcttccttaaggAAACCTCAGTTTTGCTCCTAAGGTCACCcaactgactggatgaggcccacccacattactAGGGTTATCtccttaaagtcaactgattggtGATTAAGATGGTGCCACACCTACTGAATAATTGGGTAGACTAGCCAACAATTAGGTAAACACATAAAACCAAGCATCACGGTACTCAGTTTATGCCCAAAATTGAGACCCTAGAAAGACCCCCTCAATTCACCATTGGTATCAATAAAACAAGCCACTGTTGCTTGGatagttttgttctcttttttctttttcatagcatAATTAAGACACATATACATTTCCATAACTTTTTCCCCGAAACTACaggggaataaaaataataaaaaataacattcaatGAGTAATAGCCCAAGTACTGTGTTGAGtgctttacatttataatttcattttacctCCACAGCTCTGTGGGACGTTGGGAGGGGCTAATGAGTATGTATGATGCAACCCAGGTGCATTGCTGATTGTGTTGGCCTTTGCTGAAACAACCGGGGCTCCGTTGTTCAAGAGCCTTGTTGGAAGCCTATGGTGCCAAAACTGAGGGTTAATTAAGATTTCATTGTGATTCAACATGGGCAGCAATTCTGAGTCGTGCAGTGCCAAGGAGCAattgggaaggggagaggagcagggaaacTGTGTTACTGACCACCGATGCTTTGCCAGCAAGTACATCATTTCACTTAATCTTCCTAACCaccctttttgttctatttcattttacaACCACCCACTTTGAGGTGGAAGAAACAAAGTCTCAGAGAACTTAAAGAACTTTCTTAAGGTTCCATAGGCAGTGTCAGTTCCATGATTCAAGCCCAGATCTCTCAATGTAAAGTCCATAAATATACTTAAATGAACTCTATATCCATTATATCCCTCACTTTACATGTAAAACCCCATCTCAATATGTTCATAAAGTCACTACTAAAGCAATGACTATTATGACTGCTTACATTATGTAGTACAGAGCTCACATCTCAGACACCTGTTGAAGATACATGGGATGATAAAATCAGGAGTCCTGTTTGGTCACCCTAAGAACACCGCCATAAAGGAGTCCCCAAGTTTCTGAGTCAGGTCcccaaattttcaaatatgcCAAAGACTCCAAGAATGGTTTAGGTTCATAGAGATGGATGCACCTCAGCCAAGCTCAAAGGAGATACAAGTATCAACCAGACACCAAATTCCTAAATCATGGAATATCCTTTCCCCACCATGAGAAGGTCCAAGTCACAATCTGGCCTCTCATGGCCCTCTGTATACATCTTCTACTCTCACTCCCTGGCTCATCTgctccagccactctggccttCCTGAGGTACATCAAGCCCATCCCTACTTCCAGGCCTTTGCACTGACTCTTCCTTCTGCTGGGGATGCTGTTCCCTCAGACATTCGCTTGCCTCCCTCTTTCACCTCTTTCACTCAAATTACCAATGAGGCCTTCCTGGCTCCATATGTAAATTAGCAGTCCCAACAAGAGCGCTCCTTCAGCCctcatttgcttcatttttcaccttaatgcctatcaccatCTGACACAGtatgtagtttatttatttgttttaatagtcTCCTCCAACCAGGATATGTGCTTTCTTAGAACACGGGGATGTGGATCTGTTCTCATTCACTGGTGTGTCCTCAGAgcacagaacagtgcctggcacatagtggacactctgtaaatattttttgaacgaatgaatggatagatgaataaatgaagcaagGCAGCAAACAATATTTTCTATTCAGGGCACCTTCATTCTAGACATTGGTGTAACAGGAAAATTCAAATGATTGTTTGAAGGGTGGCTAAGTGAGTTTGAAAGCAGAGCAGGACAGAGTGGataattttactgttttcacCCAGACTGCCATTTGGCACCCAAAGAACATCCACACCCCCAAGGCTCAGTATCCCTCTCTCTAGGCAGGGATGGCCACCCCAGCACACTTGCATCTCTGTCTCTCCACTGACCTCCTTCCTATGGTTGGTTCATCCTTCCTTAGGTTTAATCAGTACACCTGATCTGCTCTAGGCAAGCCTGGATCAGGCTTATCTCCCCAATTGTGTCTTGATTTTATTAGTATAAAGGGCTCAAATTTTTAGAGCCACCTATCATCCTCACTAACGACCTCTTATAATGAGAAGGTTAGAAGCAGAGATTGATAGCcccttattcatatttttaagacaTCAGATAAAATGGTTTGCTTAGGTCCACAGTGTTACAGCATGGACATCTTAGGTGGCCTGATTCATAGGTGACGAATGATCCTGCTCAGCTGTCTGCCTCCTGCAGTCTCTTTTCCTTCTATCACTTATCATCTTTCTCCTTAAGAGATGTGTATAT
Proteins encoded in this window:
- the LOC110570817 gene encoding peptidyl-prolyl cis-trans isomerase A-like; translated protein: MANPTAFFDTITDSKPLSPVSFELFADKVSKTVENFRALNTGEEGFGYKGSCFHRIIPGFLCQGGDFPHHNGTGGKSIYRDKVDDEDLILKHTGPGILSVTNAGPNTNSSQFLICTAKMEWLAGWHVVFGKVKEGMNIVEVWMGLGPGTA